A section of the Polynucleobacter sp. AP-Jannik-300A-C4 genome encodes:
- the rpoB gene encoding DNA-directed RNA polymerase subunit beta → MNYSFTERKRVRKSFAKRVNNHQVPYLIATQLESYAKFLQADKPAMSRLTEGLQAAFTSAFPIVSNNGYARMEYVSYQLSQPPFDVKECQQRGYTYHSALRAKVRLIIYDREAPTKVKEVKESEVYMGEIPLMTDNGSFVINGTERVIVSQLHRSPGVFFEHDKGKTHSSGKLLFSARIIPYRGSWLDFEFDPKDILYFRVDRRRKMPVTILLKAIGLNNEQILANFFNFDHFSLSANGASMEFVPERLRGQLANFDVLDKNGVVVIQKDKRINAKHIRELEAAKTKNIVVPDDYLVGRVVARNIIDPDSGEILAYANDEITEELLATLRDAGIKQLETIYTNDLDSGAYISQTLRTDETADQMAARIAIYRMMRPGEPPTEDAVEALFQRLFYNEDSYDLSRVGRMKVNSRLGRSEMEGKMVLSDEDILDTIKSLVDLRNGKGEVDDIDHLGNRRVRCVGELAENQFRAGLSRVERAVKERLGQAETENLMPHDLINSKPISSAIREFFGSSQLSQFMDQTNPLSEITHKRRISALGPGGLTRERAGFEVRDVHPTHYGRVCPIETPEGPNIGLINSLALFARLNEHGFLETPYRKVANSKVSDEVVYLSAIEEAKYVIAQANATIDKSGKLADELVSARQAGETMMVSPERIDFIDVAPSQIVSAAASLVPFLEHDDANRALMGANMQRQAVPCLRPDKPLVGTGLERIVAVDSGTVILASRGGIVDYVDANRVVIRVNDDETAAGEVGVDIYNLIKYTRSNQNTNINQRPIVQAGDRVARGDVVADGASTDLGELALGQNMTVAFMPWNGYNFEDSILISEKVVADDRYTSIHIEELSVVARDTKLGSEEITRDISNLAESQLSRLDESGIVYIGAEVEAGDVLVGKVTPKGETTLTPEEKLLRAIFGEKASDVKDTSLRVPSGMIGTVIDVQVFTREGIERDARAQSIIQEELQRYRLDLNDQLRIVEGDAFMRLEKLLIGKVANGGPQKLAKGTKIDKEYLASLDKYHWFDVRPADDEVATQVEAIKSSIEAKRKQFDEAFEEKRTKLTQGDDLQPGVTKMVKVYLAVKRRLQPGDKMAGRHGNKGVVSKIAPAEDMPFMADGRPVDIVLNPLGVPSRMNVGQILETHLGWAAQGIGKRIDEMVRQQAKQAELRKFMKQLYNETGRIEDIDNFTDEQITVLAENLRQGLPFATPVFDGATEAEIGRMLELAYPDEVATSLKMTPSRQQMILCDGRTGDQFERPVTVGVMHVLKLHHLVDDKMHARSTGPYSLVTQQPLGGKAQFGGQRFGEMEVWALEAYGASYVLQEMLTVKSDDVAGRTKVYENIVKGEHTIDAGMPESFNVLVKEIRSLGIDIDMERN, encoded by the coding sequence ATGAACTACAGCTTCACCGAACGCAAGCGAGTCCGTAAAAGCTTTGCTAAGCGAGTAAATAATCATCAGGTTCCATACCTGATCGCAACGCAGCTGGAATCCTACGCTAAATTTTTACAGGCTGATAAGCCGGCAATGTCTCGCCTTACAGAGGGACTTCAGGCTGCCTTTACATCAGCATTCCCAATTGTGTCCAACAATGGCTACGCACGTATGGAATACGTGTCATACCAGTTGTCACAGCCACCGTTTGACGTTAAAGAATGTCAACAACGTGGTTACACATACCACTCAGCCTTACGTGCAAAAGTTCGCTTGATTATTTATGATCGCGAAGCTCCTACTAAGGTTAAAGAGGTAAAAGAGAGCGAAGTCTACATGGGTGAAATTCCACTCATGACAGATAACGGCTCTTTTGTGATCAACGGTACTGAGCGCGTCATCGTTTCTCAGTTGCACCGTTCCCCAGGCGTGTTCTTCGAACACGATAAGGGCAAGACACATAGCTCAGGTAAATTGCTGTTCTCAGCACGCATCATTCCTTACCGTGGTTCATGGCTCGATTTCGAGTTTGATCCAAAAGATATTCTGTATTTCCGCGTTGACCGCCGTCGTAAGATGCCAGTCACCATTTTGCTCAAAGCAATTGGCTTAAACAACGAACAGATTCTTGCAAACTTCTTCAACTTTGATCATTTCTCATTAAGCGCAAATGGCGCATCAATGGAATTTGTTCCTGAGCGTTTGCGTGGTCAATTGGCTAACTTTGATGTGCTTGATAAGAATGGCGTTGTTGTTATTCAAAAAGACAAGCGTATCAATGCAAAACATATTCGTGAGCTAGAAGCCGCTAAGACAAAGAACATCGTTGTTCCAGATGATTACTTGGTTGGTCGCGTAGTTGCACGTAACATCATTGATCCAGACTCTGGTGAGATCTTGGCTTACGCGAATGATGAAATCACTGAAGAGTTGTTGGCTACATTACGCGATGCAGGCATCAAGCAATTGGAAACCATCTACACCAATGATTTGGATTCTGGTGCGTACATTTCTCAGACATTGCGTACTGATGAAACTGCAGATCAAATGGCGGCTCGTATTGCCATCTATCGCATGATGCGTCCTGGCGAGCCTCCAACAGAAGATGCTGTTGAAGCTTTATTCCAGCGCTTGTTCTACAACGAAGATAGTTATGATTTATCTCGCGTTGGTCGTATGAAGGTGAATAGCCGTCTCGGTCGTTCAGAGATGGAAGGCAAAATGGTTTTGTCGGATGAAGACATCCTCGACACCATCAAGTCTTTGGTTGACTTGCGTAACGGTAAAGGTGAAGTCGACGATATCGACCACTTAGGTAATCGTCGTGTACGTTGCGTAGGTGAGTTGGCAGAGAATCAATTCCGTGCAGGTTTGTCACGTGTTGAGCGTGCAGTTAAAGAACGTCTCGGCCAGGCCGAAACCGAAAACCTCATGCCGCATGATTTGATTAACAGCAAGCCAATCTCTTCAGCAATTCGTGAGTTCTTCGGTTCTTCACAGTTATCCCAGTTTATGGACCAAACAAACCCATTGTCAGAGATCACGCACAAGCGTCGTATCTCTGCATTGGGACCTGGTGGTTTGACACGTGAGCGCGCAGGTTTCGAAGTGCGTGACGTACATCCAACCCACTACGGACGTGTTTGCCCAATTGAAACTCCAGAAGGACCAAATATTGGTCTGATCAACTCACTTGCGTTGTTTGCACGTTTGAATGAGCATGGTTTTTTAGAGACTCCATATCGTAAAGTTGCCAATAGCAAGGTAAGCGATGAAGTGGTTTACCTCTCTGCGATTGAAGAAGCGAAATACGTTATTGCCCAGGCAAACGCTACGATCGACAAGAGTGGTAAGTTAGCCGACGAATTGGTTTCAGCACGTCAAGCTGGTGAGACCATGATGGTTAGCCCAGAGCGTATCGATTTCATCGACGTTGCTCCTAGTCAAATCGTTTCTGCTGCTGCTTCATTGGTTCCATTTTTGGAGCATGACGATGCGAACCGTGCGTTGATGGGTGCGAATATGCAACGTCAAGCGGTTCCTTGCTTGCGTCCAGATAAGCCATTGGTTGGTACCGGTTTAGAGCGTATTGTTGCGGTTGACTCAGGTACAGTGATTTTGGCTTCTCGCGGCGGAATCGTTGACTATGTTGATGCAAACCGTGTAGTTATTCGTGTAAACGATGACGAGACAGCAGCTGGTGAAGTTGGTGTGGATATTTATAACCTCATCAAGTACACCCGTTCAAACCAAAATACCAACATTAACCAACGTCCAATCGTTCAGGCTGGTGATCGTGTAGCCCGTGGCGACGTAGTTGCTGACGGTGCATCTACCGATTTGGGTGAATTGGCTTTGGGTCAAAACATGACTGTGGCATTTATGCCATGGAACGGTTACAACTTCGAAGATTCAATCTTGATCTCCGAGAAAGTTGTTGCTGACGACCGTTACACCTCTATTCATATTGAAGAGTTGTCGGTTGTTGCTCGTGATACCAAGCTTGGTTCAGAAGAAATTACACGTGATATCTCCAACTTGGCTGAGTCACAACTCTCCCGTTTGGATGAGAGCGGTATTGTTTACATCGGTGCTGAAGTTGAAGCTGGTGACGTATTGGTTGGTAAGGTAACTCCGAAGGGTGAGACTACTCTCACTCCTGAAGAGAAGTTACTGCGTGCGATCTTCGGTGAAAAAGCGTCTGACGTTAAAGATACTTCTTTGCGCGTTCCATCTGGAATGATCGGTACCGTTATTGATGTTCAAGTCTTCACTCGTGAAGGCATTGAGCGCGATGCACGTGCGCAGTCAATTATTCAAGAAGAATTACAACGCTATCGTTTGGACTTAAACGACCAGTTGCGTATTGTTGAGGGCGATGCCTTCATGCGTTTAGAAAAGCTGTTGATTGGCAAAGTTGCCAATGGTGGTCCTCAGAAGTTAGCTAAAGGCACTAAGATCGACAAGGAATACCTCGCCAGCTTAGATAAATACCATTGGTTCGATGTTCGTCCAGCAGATGATGAAGTTGCTACACAAGTTGAAGCAATCAAGTCTTCTATCGAAGCGAAGCGTAAGCAGTTTGATGAAGCTTTTGAAGAGAAGCGCACTAAGCTTACCCAGGGCGATGACTTGCAGCCTGGCGTAACGAAGATGGTTAAGGTGTACTTGGCAGTTAAGCGTCGCTTACAGCCTGGTGACAAGATGGCCGGTCGTCACGGTAACAAAGGTGTGGTTTCTAAAATCGCACCAGCAGAAGACATGCCATTTATGGCTGACGGACGCCCTGTTGACATCGTCTTGAACCCATTGGGTGTTCCTTCTCGCATGAACGTAGGTCAGATCTTGGAAACCCACTTAGGTTGGGCGGCTCAAGGTATTGGTAAGCGTATTGATGAGATGGTTCGTCAACAAGCTAAACAAGCTGAACTCCGTAAGTTCATGAAGCAGCTTTACAACGAAACCGGTCGTATCGAAGATATCGATAATTTTACTGATGAGCAGATCACTGTTTTGGCTGAGAATTTACGCCAAGGCTTGCCATTCGCTACTCCAGTGTTTGACGGTGCAACTGAAGCTGAAATCGGACGCATGCTCGAGTTGGCTTATCCAGATGAAGTAGCTACTTCATTGAAGATGACGCCTTCACGTCAGCAAATGATTTTGTGCGACGGCCGTACTGGCGATCAGTTTGAGCGTCCTGTAACTGTTGGTGTAATGCACGTCTTGAAACTCCACCATTTGGTCGATGACAAGATGCATGCACGTTCAACCGGACCTTACTCTTTGGTAACCCAACAGCCACTGGGCGGTAAAGCTCAGTTTGGTGGTCAGCGCTTTGGTGAGATGGAAGTTTGGGCCCTCGAAGCATACGGTGCTTCATATGTCTTGCAGGAAATGCTGACAGTGAAGTCCGATGACGTCGCAGGCCGTACCAAGGTATACGAAAACATCGTCAAGGGCGAGCACACAATTGATGCTGGCATGCCCGAATCCTTCAACGTGTTGGTAAAAGAAATCCGCTCGTTGGGTATTGACATTGACATGGAGCGCAACTGA
- the rpoC gene encoding DNA-directed RNA polymerase subunit beta', whose protein sequence is MKALLDLFKQTQGDEQFDVIKIGLASPEKIRSWSFGEVRKPETINYRTFKPERDGLFCAKIFGPTKDYECLCGKYKRLKFRGVICEKCGVEVTLAKVRRERMGHIELAAPVAHIWFLKSLPSRLGMVLDMTLRDIERVLYFEAYVVVDPGMTPEGAMKRGQIMSEDEYIAKTEEYGDGAFTAIMGAEGIRDLLRSIDIDREVETIRADLKATGSDAKIKKYAKRLKVLEAFQTSGIKPDWMIMEVLPVLPPELRPLVPLDGGRFATSDLNDLYRRVINRNNRLKRLLELRAPEIIVRNEKRMLQEAVDSLLDNGRRGKAMTGANKRPLKSLAEMIKGKSGRFRQNLLGKRVDYSGRSVIVVGPTLKLHQCGLPKLMALELFKPFIFNKLETLGIATTIKAAKKEVESQTPIVWDILEEVIREHPIMLNRAPTLHRLGIQAFEPMLIEGKAIQLHPLVCAAFNADFDGDQMAVHVPLSLEAQMEARTLMLASNNVLFPANGEPSIVPSQDVVLGLYYATRDKINGKGEGMVFANITEVIRAYEAGQVELASRVAVRITEFEIVDKKAEGDARFAEKTKIYQTSVGRAILSEILPKGMSFEEINKPLKKKEISRLINTSFRKCGLRETVIFADRLLQSGFRLATNAGISVAIDDMLIPSSKERIITEASTKVKEYDKQFMSGLVTNQERYNNVVDIWGAAGDQVGKAMMDELSHVDVLDRNGKTVRQESFNSIYMMADSGARGSAAQIRQLAGMRGLMAKPDGSIIETPITANFREGLNVLQYFISTHGARKGLADTALKTANSGYLTRRLCDVTQDLVVIEEDCGATSGVTMKALVEGGEIIEALRDRILGRVCIGDIVHPDTQEVIVPNDTLLDEDHVDQIVALGIDEVKVRTVLSCLTRFGLCAKCYGRDLGRGGLVNVGEAVGVIAAQSIGEPGTQLTMRTFHIGGAASRALVASNIEAKSNGTLKFSGTMRVVKNAKGEQIVISRSGEAVIIDDNGRERERHKVPYGATLLLKEDAAVKAGASLATWDPLTRPIISEYAGIARFDNVEEGVTVAKQVDEVTGLSTLVVIDGKRRSAASKGVRPMINLVDDKGGEVMIAGTDHPVNIGLQVGALITVKDGQKVEVGEVLARIPIESQKTRDITGGLPRVAELFEARSPKDAAVLAKVTGTVSFGKETKGKQRLVITDMDGEANEFLIPKEKQVLVHDGQVVNKGEMIVEGPADPHDILTLRGIEELAIYIVDEVQDVYRLQGVKINDKHIEVIVRQMLRRVQITDGGDTAYITGEQVERSKLYDANDAVIAQGKRPAQFENVLLGITKASLSTDSFISAASFQETTRVLTEAAIMGKTDTLRGLKENVIIGRLIPAGTGLSYRRARKVREQFERDRAQMIAAEEEAMADMPVEIEAEVIAPAGEADPS, encoded by the coding sequence ATGAAAGCATTGCTCGATTTATTTAAGCAAACGCAGGGTGATGAGCAGTTTGATGTCATCAAGATTGGTCTTGCATCCCCTGAGAAAATTCGCTCATGGTCTTTTGGTGAAGTACGCAAACCAGAAACCATCAACTACCGGACTTTTAAGCCCGAGCGTGATGGTTTGTTCTGCGCCAAGATTTTTGGGCCAACTAAAGACTACGAGTGCTTATGCGGCAAGTACAAGCGCTTAAAGTTCCGTGGCGTTATCTGTGAGAAGTGTGGCGTTGAAGTTACGCTTGCTAAGGTACGTCGTGAGCGCATGGGCCACATTGAGTTGGCAGCCCCTGTAGCGCACATCTGGTTCTTGAAGTCATTGCCATCCCGTTTGGGTATGGTTCTCGATATGACATTGCGTGATATCGAGCGCGTTCTTTACTTTGAAGCATATGTAGTAGTTGATCCTGGCATGACACCTGAAGGCGCGATGAAGCGTGGTCAGATCATGTCTGAGGACGAGTACATTGCCAAGACTGAAGAGTATGGTGACGGTGCATTTACTGCCATCATGGGCGCTGAAGGTATTCGTGATCTCTTGCGTTCGATTGATATCGATCGTGAAGTTGAGACTATTCGCGCTGACTTGAAAGCCACTGGTAGTGATGCCAAGATCAAGAAATACGCTAAGCGCTTAAAAGTGCTCGAGGCGTTCCAGACTTCAGGTATTAAGCCTGACTGGATGATCATGGAAGTATTACCAGTATTGCCACCTGAACTGCGCCCATTGGTGCCATTGGATGGCGGTCGCTTTGCTACTTCAGACTTGAACGACCTCTATCGTCGTGTGATAAACCGTAACAACCGTTTGAAGCGTTTGTTAGAGTTGCGCGCACCAGAGATCATCGTTCGCAACGAAAAACGGATGTTGCAAGAAGCGGTTGACTCATTGCTCGACAACGGTCGTCGCGGTAAGGCTATGACTGGCGCTAACAAGCGTCCTCTCAAGTCCTTGGCTGAGATGATTAAAGGTAAGAGCGGTCGTTTCCGTCAAAACTTGTTGGGTAAACGTGTTGACTACTCAGGTCGTTCAGTCATCGTGGTTGGCCCTACATTGAAATTGCATCAGTGCGGCTTACCAAAATTGATGGCTTTGGAATTGTTCAAGCCATTTATTTTCAACAAGCTTGAGACTTTGGGAATTGCAACCACTATTAAGGCTGCGAAGAAAGAAGTTGAAAGTCAGACTCCAATCGTTTGGGATATTCTCGAAGAAGTGATTCGTGAACATCCAATCATGTTGAACCGTGCGCCTACATTGCACCGTCTTGGTATTCAGGCTTTCGAGCCAATGCTGATTGAAGGCAAGGCGATCCAATTGCACCCATTAGTCTGCGCGGCATTTAACGCCGACTTTGACGGTGACCAAATGGCGGTTCACGTTCCTTTGTCGCTTGAAGCGCAAATGGAAGCACGTACATTGATGTTGGCTTCGAACAACGTATTGTTCCCAGCTAACGGCGAACCATCTATCGTTCCTTCGCAGGACGTGGTGTTGGGTCTGTACTACGCTACTCGTGACAAGATCAACGGTAAAGGCGAAGGCATGGTCTTCGCTAATATCACTGAAGTAATTCGTGCATACGAAGCTGGCCAAGTTGAATTGGCTTCTCGCGTTGCTGTGCGTATTACTGAGTTTGAGATTGTGGACAAAAAGGCAGAGGGCGATGCCCGTTTTGCTGAAAAGACCAAGATCTATCAAACTTCAGTTGGCCGTGCAATCTTGTCAGAAATTTTGCCTAAAGGCATGTCTTTCGAGGAAATCAATAAGCCTCTGAAGAAAAAAGAAATCTCACGTTTGATCAACACTTCATTCCGTAAGTGCGGCCTTCGTGAAACAGTTATTTTTGCTGACCGCCTCTTGCAGTCTGGTTTCCGCTTAGCGACTAACGCCGGTATCTCGGTTGCAATCGACGATATGCTGATCCCAAGCTCTAAAGAGCGCATCATCACTGAAGCTTCTACCAAGGTTAAAGAATATGACAAGCAGTTCATGTCAGGTCTCGTAACCAATCAAGAGCGTTATAACAACGTGGTTGATATTTGGGGTGCCGCTGGTGACCAAGTTGGTAAAGCGATGATGGATGAGTTGTCACACGTTGACGTACTCGACCGTAACGGTAAAACTGTGCGTCAAGAATCTTTCAACTCCATCTACATGATGGCAGATTCTGGTGCGCGTGGATCTGCAGCGCAGATTCGTCAGTTGGCTGGTATGCGTGGTTTGATGGCGAAGCCTGATGGCTCCATTATTGAAACCCCAATTACTGCAAACTTCCGTGAAGGTTTGAACGTGTTGCAGTACTTCATCTCAACCCACGGTGCTCGTAAAGGTCTGGCTGATACAGCGTTGAAGACGGCGAACTCTGGTTACTTGACACGTCGTTTATGCGACGTAACTCAAGACCTCGTGGTTATTGAAGAAGATTGCGGCGCAACTTCTGGCGTAACGATGAAGGCTCTCGTAGAGGGCGGCGAAATTATCGAAGCATTGCGTGACCGTATTTTGGGTCGTGTATGTATCGGTGACATCGTTCATCCTGACACACAAGAGGTCATCGTTCCTAACGACACATTGCTCGACGAAGATCATGTTGATCAAATCGTTGCCTTGGGTATCGACGAAGTTAAAGTTCGCACAGTGTTGTCATGCTTAACTCGCTTTGGCTTGTGCGCTAAGTGCTACGGCCGTGATTTAGGTCGCGGTGGTTTGGTGAACGTTGGTGAGGCAGTTGGTGTTATCGCTGCTCAGTCCATCGGTGAGCCAGGCACACAGTTGACTATGCGTACCTTCCACATTGGTGGTGCGGCGTCACGTGCATTGGTTGCAAGCAATATTGAAGCGAAGTCTAACGGTACTTTGAAGTTCTCCGGCACGATGCGTGTTGTTAAGAACGCGAAGGGCGAGCAGATCGTGATTTCACGTTCAGGCGAAGCTGTGATCATTGACGATAACGGTCGTGAGCGTGAGCGTCATAAAGTGCCTTACGGTGCAACTCTCTTGTTGAAAGAAGATGCAGCAGTCAAGGCTGGTGCAAGCTTGGCAACATGGGATCCGTTAACACGTCCAATCATTTCTGAGTACGCTGGTATTGCTCGCTTCGACAACGTTGAAGAAGGCGTTACTGTCGCTAAGCAGGTTGACGAAGTAACTGGCCTCTCTACTTTGGTGGTGATTGACGGTAAGCGTCGTAGTGCTGCTAGCAAAGGTGTTCGTCCAATGATCAACTTAGTTGATGACAAGGGCGGCGAAGTGATGATTGCGGGTACAGATCACCCAGTGAACATCGGTTTGCAAGTTGGCGCTTTGATCACAGTTAAAGACGGTCAAAAAGTTGAAGTTGGTGAAGTATTGGCACGTATTCCAATCGAATCACAGAAGACTCGCGACATTACCGGTGGTTTGCCACGCGTTGCTGAATTGTTCGAGGCACGTTCACCAAAAGATGCTGCTGTATTGGCTAAAGTCACTGGAACTGTTTCCTTCGGTAAAGAAACTAAAGGTAAGCAGCGTTTAGTGATTACCGATATGGATGGTGAAGCTAATGAATTCTTGATTCCTAAAGAGAAGCAAGTTCTCGTTCATGACGGTCAAGTTGTGAACAAGGGCGAGATGATTGTGGAAGGCCCTGCCGATCCGCATGACATCTTGACGCTCAGAGGTATTGAGGAGTTGGCAATCTACATCGTGGACGAAGTTCAAGACGTTTACCGTTTGCAAGGCGTGAAGATTAATGACAAGCACATTGAAGTCATCGTGCGTCAAATGTTGCGTCGCGTGCAAATTACTGATGGTGGCGATACTGCCTACATCACTGGTGAGCAAGTTGAGCGTTCTAAGTTGTATGACGCAAACGATGCAGTGATTGCTCAAGGTAAGCGCCCAGCTCAGTTCGAGAATGTGTTGCTTGGTATTACTAAGGCGTCCTTGTCGACAGACAGCTTCATTTCAGCGGCTTCTTTCCAAGAAACCACCCGTGTATTGACCGAAGCCGCAATTATGGGCAAAACCGATACACTCCGTGGCCTCAAGGAAAACGTCATTATTGGTCGCCTGATTCCTGCTGGTACCGGCTTGTCTTACCGCCGTGCACGCAAGGTCAGAGAGCAATTCGAGCGTGATCGCGCTCAAATGATTGCCGCCGAAGAGGAAGCAATGGCTGATATGCCTGTAGAAATAGAGGCTGAAGTGATTGCTCCTGCTGGGGAGGCTGATCCAAGCTAA
- the rpsL gene encoding 30S ribosomal protein S12, with the protein MPTINQLLRKPRTRLTVKSKSPALQNSPQRRGVCTRVYTTTPKKPNSALRKVAKVRLTNGFEVISYIGGEGHNLQEHSVVLIRGGRVKDLPGVRYHIVRGSLDLQGVKDRKQSRSKYGAKRAKKAA; encoded by the coding sequence ATGCCAACAATTAATCAATTATTACGTAAGCCAAGAACACGGCTGACCGTTAAAAGCAAGAGCCCTGCGCTGCAAAACAGCCCGCAGCGCCGTGGTGTATGTACACGTGTGTACACAACCACTCCTAAAAAGCCTAACTCTGCGCTACGTAAAGTAGCAAAAGTTCGCTTAACTAATGGTTTTGAAGTCATTTCATACATTGGTGGTGAAGGCCATAACCTCCAGGAACACTCAGTAGTGTTGATCCGTGGTGGTCGTGTAAAGGATTTGCCAGGTGTTCGTTACCACATCGTTCGTGGCTCACTTGACTTGCAAGGTGTTAAAGACCGTAAGCAATCACGTTCCAAGTACGGTGCTAAGCGCGCTAAGAAAGCTGCTTAA
- the rpsG gene encoding 30S ribosomal protein S7, which yields MPRRREVPKREILPDPKFGNVEVAKFMNVLMLDGKKSVAERIVYGAFDHIEKKANKEPLEVFSTAMGNVKPMVEVKSRRVGGANYQVPVEVRPSRRSALAMRWVREAAKKRGEKSMAQRLANELLEAAEGRGGAMKKREEVHRMAEANKAFSHFRF from the coding sequence ATGCCACGTCGTCGTGAAGTTCCCAAACGGGAAATCTTGCCTGATCCAAAATTCGGCAATGTAGAAGTAGCAAAATTCATGAACGTCCTCATGTTGGACGGCAAGAAATCGGTTGCAGAGCGTATCGTTTACGGTGCCTTTGATCACATCGAGAAAAAAGCAAATAAAGAACCACTCGAAGTTTTCTCCACAGCTATGGGCAACGTTAAGCCAATGGTTGAGGTGAAGAGCCGTCGTGTTGGTGGCGCTAACTACCAGGTTCCTGTTGAAGTTCGCCCATCACGCCGTTCTGCTTTGGCAATGCGCTGGGTGCGCGAAGCCGCTAAAAAGCGCGGTGAAAAATCAATGGCTCAACGTTTGGCCAACGAATTATTAGAAGCTGCAGAAGGTCGCGGCGGAGCAATGAAGAAGCGTGAAGAAGTTCACCGTATGGCAGAAGCTAACAAAGCTTTCTCACATTTCCGCTTCTAA